Proteins encoded in a region of the Panthera uncia isolate 11264 chromosome B2 unlocalized genomic scaffold, Puncia_PCG_1.0 HiC_scaffold_24, whole genome shotgun sequence genome:
- the MRPS18B gene encoding 28S ribosomal protein S18b, mitochondrial isoform X1 — protein sequence MAASLSCSLLRRLLNLSPFRGAHGVQVPLQTLCTKALPEDDSLPLDPITPYKNEPWKYLDSEEYQNRYGSRPVWADYRRNHKGGIPPQRTRKTCIRRDKVAGNPCPICRDPKLHVDFRNLKLLEQFVCAHTGVIFHAPYTGVCMKQHKKLTQAIQKARDHGLLRYHIPQVEPRDLDFSTSHGAVSVTPPAPSLVSGDPWYPWYSWKQPPERELSRLRRLYQSHLREESGPPPESMAELPLTTPAEASSTEQESPQSAL from the exons ATGGCGGCGTCCCTATCGTGTTCGTTGCTGAGGCGCCTTCTTAACCTTTCGCCCTTCAGAGGTGCCCACGGAGTTCAG GTTCCCCTCCAGACTCTTTGCACCAAAGCCCTTCCTGAGGATGATTCTTTGCCCCTAGATCCCATAACCCCTTATAAGAATGAACCCTGGAAATATCTGGACTCAGAAG AATACCAGAATCGCTATGGTTCTCGCCCTGTGTGGGCTGACTACCGTCGAAACCACAAAGGTGGCATACCCCCTCAGCGAACTCGAAAGACCTGTATT CGTAGAGACAAAGTTGCTGGGAATCCCTGCCCCATCTGCCGGGATCCCAAGCTGCATGTTGACTTTAGG AACCTGAAGCTCTTGGAACAATTTGTCTGCGCCCACACGGGTGTCATCTTTCATGCTCCGTACACAG gGGTCTGTATGAAGCAACACAAGAAGTTGACCCAGGCCATCCAGAAAGCCAGGGATCATG GTCTCCTCAGGTACCACATTCCTCAGGTTGAACCTCGGGACCTTGACTTCAGTACCTCTCATGGAGCTGTGAGTGTTACTCCACCAGCGCCCAGCCTGGTGTCAGGTGACCCCTGGTACCCATGGTACAGCTGGAAACAGCCACCAGAGAGAGAGCTGTCCCGTCTTCGACGCCTCTATCAGAGTCATCTCCGAGAAGAGAGTGGTCCCCCACCTGAGTCAATGGCCGAATTGCCACTCACAACCCCAGCTGAAGCCTCCTCCACTGAGCAGGAGAGCCCCCAGAGTGCTCTGTAG
- the MRPS18B gene encoding 28S ribosomal protein S18b, mitochondrial isoform X2, which translates to MAASLSCSLLRRLLNLSPFRGAHGVQVPLQTLCTKALPEDDSLPLDPITPYKNEPWKYLDSEEYQNRYGSRPVWADYRRNHKGGIPPQRTRKTCINLKLLEQFVCAHTGVIFHAPYTGVCMKQHKKLTQAIQKARDHGLLRYHIPQVEPRDLDFSTSHGAVSVTPPAPSLVSGDPWYPWYSWKQPPERELSRLRRLYQSHLREESGPPPESMAELPLTTPAEASSTEQESPQSAL; encoded by the exons ATGGCGGCGTCCCTATCGTGTTCGTTGCTGAGGCGCCTTCTTAACCTTTCGCCCTTCAGAGGTGCCCACGGAGTTCAG GTTCCCCTCCAGACTCTTTGCACCAAAGCCCTTCCTGAGGATGATTCTTTGCCCCTAGATCCCATAACCCCTTATAAGAATGAACCCTGGAAATATCTGGACTCAGAAG AATACCAGAATCGCTATGGTTCTCGCCCTGTGTGGGCTGACTACCGTCGAAACCACAAAGGTGGCATACCCCCTCAGCGAACTCGAAAGACCTGTATT AACCTGAAGCTCTTGGAACAATTTGTCTGCGCCCACACGGGTGTCATCTTTCATGCTCCGTACACAG gGGTCTGTATGAAGCAACACAAGAAGTTGACCCAGGCCATCCAGAAAGCCAGGGATCATG GTCTCCTCAGGTACCACATTCCTCAGGTTGAACCTCGGGACCTTGACTTCAGTACCTCTCATGGAGCTGTGAGTGTTACTCCACCAGCGCCCAGCCTGGTGTCAGGTGACCCCTGGTACCCATGGTACAGCTGGAAACAGCCACCAGAGAGAGAGCTGTCCCGTCTTCGACGCCTCTATCAGAGTCATCTCCGAGAAGAGAGTGGTCCCCCACCTGAGTCAATGGCCGAATTGCCACTCACAACCCCAGCTGAAGCCTCCTCCACTGAGCAGGAGAGCCCCCAGAGTGCTCTGTAG